The Roseibium sp. Sym1 nucleotide sequence CCAGCTTCACGAAATTTGCGGCAAGGCCTTTGATGCCAGCCTTGTCGAGAAGTGCGGAAAGCGCTGCAAGCTGCTCCTCCACACTGAATACCGGGCTTTTCACCAGACGGACGAGATCTTCGCTCTCGGCAAGCATGCCTTCGAAAGCTGTCAGATCCCGTTCCACATCAGCCGTTGCACCTTCGGCCTCTGCGAGGTCGAGAAGGGCGGCCGCATAACGCTGTGCCACGCCGGATACGAGAGATACGTTGTCAGTCACCAGGTCCGTGCTCTCTGACTTTTTTCATGCCCGCAAGACGGCCAGCGTCCGCAAAGCATTGAAAAAATGAATGATTTCAAGGTCAGAAGGTATGACGGTTAAACCGCTGCCCCCAAAGCCGCGCCTCAATTAGCACAGGGTTTCCCAGTGTGCAACTTCACCTAAAGACTGTTCTTGCCGATTCCTCGGTGTTTTTTGCGGGGCGCCCGTAAAAAGCGTTTCCAATCAATGTTTCAGCACCGGTCTTAACCTTTAGACGGTTTTGCCCGAAGCGGCCAAAACGGACCGTATAAGCCGTTTTCGCCCCTTCGCCAGCCGTCAGTATTGTATGAGCGGCTCGAAACCTCCGAAGATCATGCGCTTCAAACTGAAGACCTCGCCGGCATTCGGCATGGCCTCTTGCCAGCGCGGATCGCTCTCCATCGTCGCCATGCATGCGTCCGCCGTCTCCTTGTCCGGCCAGACAATCCAGGAGAAGACCACCGTCTCGTCCGGTTCCTTCCTGACCGCGATGGGAAAAGATGTCACCTCGCCATCCGGCACGTCGGTGCCCCATCCTTCACAGCAGCTGAGTGCGCCATATTCCCTGAACAGGGCCCAGGACCGCTCCGCGATCTCCCTGTAGTCATCCTTTTTCGCCGTCTTCACCGGCGCCAGGAACCCCTGCACATATGTCATCGTCTTCCCCTCCCAGGTGACGGGCACCACGAGCGTGCCACAGGGCAGGGTTGAGGGCAACGCGGCAGCGCAATCGAAATAGTCTGGACGCAAAGCCTTTTCAGGTGCGGTGGGGTTCCGGCTTTTGTGAAAGTTTTCCCTCGTCATTGCTGGGCTTGACCCACTGCTGTCCGGTTTAACTCGGCTCAGTTACAACAGGTCATTGATTCATTGTTGATATTTACGCTTCTCCTCGTCCGGGACACGCAGTGCCTTACCACTTGCACCCCTCTCCCCCCTGGAGGGGAGATGTCCGGGAACCGGACAGAGGGGGGGCGCAGCGGTTCCTCGTATTCGGAAAAGGCCTTGTATGCTGAGAGGTTGAGCCCCCCCTCTGTCTCCTATCGGAGACATCTCCCCCTCCAGGGGGGAGACTGGAACAAGCGGCATAGCCTGATTGTGGTCAGAGGTTCCTGCTTAACCGGACAGCAGTGGGTCAAGCCATGGGATGACGACGCTGTATGGTTCACGCTCTGAAGCAACCGCGGAAAGGACCCTCACAGGAAATGCTGGGGGTCGATGTCGACCTGGAGGCGCAGTCCCTTGGTCGGCTTCGGGCCGGCATTGAGCCAGTTGCGCAAATATGTCTGCAGATCATATTGCCGCGGCGCCATGGCGAGCAGGCGGAACCGGTAGCGGCCGCGCACCATGGCAAGCGCAGCCTCCGCCGGCCCGAGCAGTGTCACCGCCGTGTCCTCGGGTGCGGCGCGCGCGAGCGCGCGGGCATAGCCTTCCGCAAATGCCCTGTCGGGGCCCGACACGATCACCGCGGCCAGCCGGCCGAAGGGTGGCAGGCCCGCGGCCCGGCGGGCGTCGATTTCGGCCTGGTAGAACGCGGTCTTGTCGCTGGCCAGCAGCGCCCGGATCACCGGATGATCGGGATTGTAGCTCTGAAGGATGCCCCGGCCGCCGCCGGTGACGCGGCCGGCGCGGCCCGTTACCTGGGCCAGCAGTTGAAACGTCTTTTCCGCCGCACGCGGATCGCCATGGGCAAGGCCGAGATCGGCATCGACCACGCCGACCAGCTTCATTTTCGGGAAGTTGTGTCCCTTGGCGACCAGCTGGGTACCGATGACGATGTCGGCGCCGCCCTCCTCGACGATCTTCATCTCGCGCTTCAGCCGCTCCGGGCCGCCGGCCATGTCGGAAGACAGCACCAGCACCCGCGCCTGCGGGAACAGGTCCGAGACTTCCTCGGCGATTCGCTCGACCCCCGGCCCGCAGGCGACCAGGCTGTCCGTGCTCTGGCAGGACGGGCAGGCCTGCGGCACCGGCTCGACATGGCCGCAATGATGGCAGACGAGTTTCTTCTGGAACCGGTGCTCCACCAGCCAGGCGCTGCAATGGGCACACTGGAACCGGTGGCCGCAGGTACGGCAGAGGGTCAGCGGGGCGTAGCCGCGCCGGTTCAGGAACAGGAGCGACTGGCCGCCGTCCTCGAACGTGTCCTTGATGGCATGGACCAGTTCGGGCGCCAGCCAGCGGCCGCGCTCAGGCCCGTCCTGGCGCATGTCGACGGCACTGAGGTCCGGAAGGGCGGCGCCGGACGCCCGTTCCGGCAGCTCGAACAGCCGGTAGCGGCCCGTTTCCGCGTTGACCATGCTTTCCACGGACGGGGTCGCGGAGGCAAGCACGACCGGAAAGCCGGACAGGTGCCCGCGCACGACCGCCATGTCGCGGGCGCTGTAGGGCACCCGGTCATCCTGCTTGAAGGCGGCATCATGCTCCTCGTCGACGATGATCAGGCCGAGTTCCTTGAAGGGCAGGAACAGCGACGAGCGCGCGCCAATCACCACACGCACATCGCCGCTGGCAACACCCCGCCAGACGCGGGCGCGGTTCTTGACCGTGATCTGCGAATGCCATTCGGCCGGGTAGACACCGAAGCGCTGCTCGAAGCGGCGCAGGAACTGTTCGGTCAACGCGATTTCGGGCAGCAGCACCAGTGCCTGCCGGCCGCGCCTCAGCGCTTCCGCGATCGCCTCGAAATAGACCTCCGTCTTGCCGGAGCCGGTAACGCCGTCGATCAGCGCGACACTGCCGCCCTTGTCGAAACAGGAAACCAGGCCTTCCGCGGCCGCCTGCTGGGCCGGGGTCAATTGCTTCTGCGCATGGTCGAGCTGCGGTTTGGGCGGTGGCGGTGACGCCGGCAGCATCACTGTCTCCAGGACTTCCTGTTTGAGAAGACCGTCTATCACGGAGGCGGACACGCCCGCCGCATGGGCGAGACCGCTCTTCGTCCAGGCAAAGCCGTCTTCCATCGTCGCCAGCACACGCCCTCTGGCCGGTGTCAACCGGTCTGGTTCCGCGCCCTCGATCCGGCGCACTCCCGGAACAGGGGCCTCCGGCTCAAGAGCTTCCTCGGAGCGCAGCACCATGCGCAGCACCATTCCGGGCGCGCCGAGCGTCCAGCTCGCGACCCAGTCGACGAAACGGCGCAGATCCGCGTCCAGCGGCGGCGTTGCGTCATAGACCCGCGAGATGGTCTTCAGTTTCTTCGGGTTGATCGCCGCGTCAGGCTCGATGTCCCAGACGGCCCCGATCACCTCCCTGGGGCCGAGCGGCACCTTGACGATGGTTCCCGGCACGACGGATTTGCCGGGCGGCACCTTGTAGGTATAAGCGCGGGGCACCGCGACCGGCACCAGCACGCTGGCAATCGTCTCCTGGAAATCTGGGTCGTCAAACAGCACTTCGAATCGGATCCTCACCGTCTCGGCCAATGCCCGACGCGGACACAGGACAGTCCCTCGGGCCGTTGAACGACTTTGCCCGTCCGGCGCACGCGTTCAAGGGCGGCCGGATTTGAGGTACGTACCACAAAAAATTCGTCCACCGGAGAATCAGGGGTTCTTCTTGTCATCATCCTAGGGTAAAGAGGGCGCGGCTGACCATTCAATCGTTTTGCCCCGAACGCGGACATTCACATCCGGCGACCGTCATGAAACGGGAAGCGGGGCGCCCCACAGGGAGTAGGAACTCATGAAATTCTTCGTCGACACAGCCGACACAGCCGAGATCAAGGAACTGGAATCGACCGGCCTGCTGGACGGGGTCACCACCAATCCGTCACTCATCGCCAAGTCCGGACGGGACTTCAAGGACGTGATCGCCGAGATCTGCGCCATCACCGACGGGGATGTCTCTGCCGAAGTCGCCGCAACCGATTTCGACACCATGATCAAGGAAGCCCATATCCTGCGTGCGATTGCCAACAACGTGGTGATCAAGCTGCCGCTGACCTTCGACGGCCTGAAGGCCTGCAAGCAACTGACCGAGGAAGGCACCAAGACCAACGTCACCCTGTGCTTCTCGGCCAACCAGGCCCTGCTCGCCGCCAAGGCCGGCGCCACCTACATTTCCCCGTTCATCGGCCGTCTCGACGACATCCATGCCGACGGCCTTGAGCTGATCCGGGAAATCCGGGTGATCTACGACAATTACGGCTTCGACACGGAAATCCTGGCGGCGTCGATCCGCACGCCGAACCACGTCAAGGACTGCGCCATCATCGGCGCCGATGTCGCCACCGTGCCGCCGGCGACCCTGAAGGCTCTGGTCAAGCATCCGCTGACCGACAAGGGCCTTGACGCGTTCCTGAACGATTGGGCCAAGACCGGCCAGAGCATTCTCTGAAATTTCCGGTTTCGGACATGCGAACGGCCCGGGCTCTCCCGGGCCGTTTTGTTTTGCGCGGCCCTTGCCGCGAGCGCCGGACACAAAAAGAACCGCCCGGTGGTGGGACCGGGCGGTTCCAGCCGTCGGGAGGGGCATCCTTCCGGCTGAGGCCATACCCTCGCAAAATTGGCTGAATTGGCGTGCAAACGGCACTGAGCAGCGAGGCAAATCTTGAAAAGCGGGTTTTGACCCGGTTGAAAGATTTAACGCGGTTGCTCGAAGCCGTTTGCTCGTCCCTGCAG carries:
- a CDS encoding DUF1428 domain-containing protein, translating into MTYVQGFLAPVKTAKKDDYREIAERSWALFREYGALSCCEGWGTDVPDGEVTSFPIAVRKEPDETVVFSWIVWPDKETADACMATMESDPRWQEAMPNAGEVFSLKRMIFGGFEPLIQY
- a CDS encoding primosomal protein N', which encodes MLFDDPDFQETIASVLVPVAVPRAYTYKVPPGKSVVPGTIVKVPLGPREVIGAVWDIEPDAAINPKKLKTISRVYDATPPLDADLRRFVDWVASWTLGAPGMVLRMVLRSEEALEPEAPVPGVRRIEGAEPDRLTPARGRVLATMEDGFAWTKSGLAHAAGVSASVIDGLLKQEVLETVMLPASPPPPKPQLDHAQKQLTPAQQAAAEGLVSCFDKGGSVALIDGVTGSGKTEVYFEAIAEALRRGRQALVLLPEIALTEQFLRRFEQRFGVYPAEWHSQITVKNRARVWRGVASGDVRVVIGARSSLFLPFKELGLIIVDEEHDAAFKQDDRVPYSARDMAVVRGHLSGFPVVLASATPSVESMVNAETGRYRLFELPERASGAALPDLSAVDMRQDGPERGRWLAPELVHAIKDTFEDGGQSLLFLNRRGYAPLTLCRTCGHRFQCAHCSAWLVEHRFQKKLVCHHCGHVEPVPQACPSCQSTDSLVACGPGVERIAEEVSDLFPQARVLVLSSDMAGGPERLKREMKIVEEGGADIVIGTQLVAKGHNFPKMKLVGVVDADLGLAHGDPRAAEKTFQLLAQVTGRAGRVTGGGRGILQSYNPDHPVIRALLASDKTAFYQAEIDARRAAGLPPFGRLAAVIVSGPDRAFAEGYARALARAAPEDTAVTLLGPAEAALAMVRGRYRFRLLAMAPRQYDLQTYLRNWLNAGPKPTKGLRLQVDIDPQHFL
- the fsa gene encoding fructose-6-phosphate aldolase; amino-acid sequence: MKFFVDTADTAEIKELESTGLLDGVTTNPSLIAKSGRDFKDVIAEICAITDGDVSAEVAATDFDTMIKEAHILRAIANNVVIKLPLTFDGLKACKQLTEEGTKTNVTLCFSANQALLAAKAGATYISPFIGRLDDIHADGLELIREIRVIYDNYGFDTEILAASIRTPNHVKDCAIIGADVATVPPATLKALVKHPLTDKGLDAFLNDWAKTGQSIL